The Campylobacter ureolyticus ACS-301-V-Sch3b genomic sequence GCTATATTAGAACCCCTAAAGTTAATTATATTTTATCAATAGTGTTTGATAAATATGTAACTGGTGATTATCAAAAAAATGGTGAAGCCTATAGGATGGCTTTAGGCGATAAGAGCTATTGTGATCTTTTAGTAAATGATGAAAACGGTGTTAAACAACTTGTTATAGCTATTTATGAAAATGATAAATTAAGCTCTATAAAAAAATATTGGTGAATAGTTTATGAGCACAGCAGAACAACTTGAAAATCATATTATAAATGTATTAATTCAGCAGCAAATTATATCCCCAGATGCAAGAGAAGAAATCGCTGAAAAAATGGACATAGGCCTTACATTAGGTGAGGTTTTAATAGGTGATAATTATGTAAGTGATACTGACTTATCTTTTCTTCTTGCTGATATTTATAGAAAAGACAAAATAACTCTTGAGGAAATTGAAGAAAAGTTTTTTATTAATAAACAAACTTTTTTAGAAAATTTTGCCAAAAAATTTAATATGGTTTATATTAATTTAAATGAAATCGATATAGACTATAGAATTTCTGAAAGAGTTTCATTAAACCAGCTTAAAAGGTTTAAGGCTTTACCTATAAAAGAAGATGATTTAAATATTTATGTAGCTTTAAAAGAGCCATTTGATATAAATGCTCAAGATAGGGTTCAAGCACTTTTTAATAGAAAGCTTTTAAAGGTAGTTATAAGCGATCCAGAACAAATAGATAGATACCTATCAAAAGTTGAGCTTGCTGAAAGCATTAAGGGTATTGTTGCTGATATTAGAAAAGAGCTTAGTAGTGTTGGTGAAGAAGCTGTAGATAGTAGTAATAGCTCTGGTATTTTAAATCTAATAGAAACTATTGTAAAACAATCAATCAAGCTAAAAGGTAGTGATATTCATATCGAGCCAACTGAGACAAACTGTATAGTAAGAACTAGAATTGATGGCATGCTTAATGAAATTTTTATATTTGATAGAGATATTTATCCTCCACTTGTTTCAAGGTTGAAACTTTTATCTAATATGGATATAGCAGAGAAAAGAAAACCTCAAGATGGTAGGTTTTCTTTAACTGTTGGTGAGAAAGAATATGATTTTCGTATCTCAACTTTACCTATTGTAAATGGTGAATCTACAGTTATGAGAATTTTGGATAAATCTAAAGTTTTAATAAGTCTTGATAAGCTTGGTATGCATCCTGAAAATTTGAAGAAATTTAATGCTGCAATGCATGCACCTTATGGCATTATTTTGGTTACTGGTCCTACAGGTAGTGGTAAAACAACTACTTTGTATGCTGCACTTAATGATATGAAGAATGTTACGACTAAAATTATTACAGTTGAAGATCCGGTTGAGTATCAGCTAAATATGATTCAACAAGTTCATGTTAATGAAAAAGCAGGTCTTACATTTGCTAGTGCACTTAGATCTATTTTAAGACAAGACCCTGATGTTATAATGATAGGTGAGATTAGAGATCAAGAAACTCTTAGGATTGCTATTCAGTCAGCCTTAACTGGTCACTTGGTATTTTCAACACTTCATACAAATGATGCTGTTAGTTCAATACCAAGAATGGTTGATATGGGTATTGAGCCATATTTAATAAGTGGTGCAATTACAGCAATTGAGGCTCAAAGACTTATTAGAAAACTTTGTCCTAAATGCAAACAACCTGTTACTTTGCCAAAGAGTATGTTAGATAAAATAGAAAAATATTTACCAGAAAACTATTCTTTTTATAAGGCAACTGGATGCGAAGAGTGTGCAGGTAGTGGATATGTTGGAAGAGAAATGATAAGTGAGGTTCTGACTATTAGTGAAAAATTACAAAGTTTAATAGCATCAGGTGCTACAAAAGAAGAAATGAGTAAAGTTGCCTATGATGAAGGCTTTATTGATATGTTCCACGACGCTATTTTAAGGGCGGCAAGGGGCGTTACAAGTGTAGAAGAAGTTTATAGGGTGGCTAAAGAGTAATGAAAAATTTTGAAGTTGAATATGTGAAAGATGGTAAGAGACAAAAAATGTTTGTTAAGGCTGATAATAAAGCATCAGCTCAAAACATAGCAAAAAGACAAAGAAGTGGAACTATTCTAAAAGTTGGAGAGACAAAAAATGCTCCTGCTAATATTGGCTTAAATGACTTAGCCGCAAATATTACTAGGCTTTTAGGGGTTGGTGGTAAGATAAAAATTCCACTTATGGTTGCTTCTGTTAGACAACTTGCAGTTATGACAACAGCTGGAATTTCAATTCACGATAGTATTAAGGAAGTTGCAAATTCAACAGAAGATCAAAGATTAAAAGAAATTTTTACTTCTATGAGTGATGATTTAAACTCAGGTCTTAGCTTAACTGAAGCATCTAATAAATTTAAACACGAGCTTGGTGATGTTTTTATAGCTATGGTAAGCCTTGGTGAAAGCACTGGTAATATGGCTGAAGCATTGACAAAATTATCAGAAATGATGCAAGAATTATGGGATAATAGACAAAAGTTTAAAAAAGCTATGCGTTATCCTATCACTATTTTAATAGCATTAGCTGTTGCATTTGTTGTTTTAATGCTTTTTGTTGTGCCTAAATTTAAAGAAATTTTTGATGAGTTAGGTGCAAAACTTCCACTTCCTACAAGAATTCTTTTTTCTATTGAAAGTGTTTTAAGCAATTATGGCTTGTATGTTTTAGGTGGATTGATAGCTACAATATTTGGCATAAGATATATGCTTAGAAACAATGACGAGTTTAAAAAAGGTTGGGATAAGTATATTTTAAAAGTTTATCTGTTTGGAAAAATCATATTTTTCTCAACAATGTCAAGATTTACTCTTATTTTTACAGAACTTGTAAGAGCTGGTATTCCAATAGCTGACTCACTTGATACAGCAAATAAAATGGTTGATAACCAAACTTTAAAAGTAAAACTTGGAACTGTTAAAGTTGCAGTTCAGCAAGGTGTAAGCTTAACTGATGCTTTTAGAAACACTGAAATTTTTGAAAGCATGCTTATACAGATGATTAGCGCGGGTGAACAAAGCGGTAGTTTGGATACTATGCTTAAAAATGTCGCTGATTATTATAAAATGAAATTTAACGATATTATAGATAATATTTCAAGCTATATAGAACCACTTTTACTATTTTTTATGGCTTGTATGGTATTGCTTCTTGCTCTTGGTATATTTATGCCTATGTGGGATTTGGGAAGCGCTGTTAAAAACTAAAATAATTTGGGTAAATTTTACCCAAATTCAACCATTTTAAAAGATTATTTTGTTAAAATAGTATCTTATTTTTTTAAAAGGATTTTGCTATTTTAAGAGAGATTATTTTTATTATTCTGGCAGCTTTATCTGTTTTTTTGGAAATTTCAACTATTTCTTTAAATTCTCACATGGTAGGTAGTTTAGGAGCATTTTTAGGAAAGTATAATATCTATATTTTTGGATATTTTGCTTATATTTATCCTATTATATTAATTATTCTTATTTATTTTTCTTTTAAAAACATTAAAAATTTTACCGCAAGATTAGTTGAGTTAATTAGTGGATTAAGTTTGCTATTTTTTACTATTTTAATAGCTCAAGCGACTATTTTTTCTACAAATAAAGGACTTATTGGACAGGCAATAGTTATATCTTTAAAAGATATGATTGGAAGTGCTGGAATGTGGGTTTTTATAGTAATGATGTTTGTTTTATCGCTTGTTTTAATATTTGAAGAAAAAATAACAACTATTATTAAAAAATCATTCATAACACCAAAAAAACATCTAGAAATTATGATAAACTCAAAACAAGAAAATGATGAAATTCTAGATGATATAGACAGGCCAAAAGAAAATGAAATTTTAGAAAAAGACAATCAAGAAATAGATTTAACTTTAGAAAAAGAAGATAGCAAAACAACAAAAGAAAATTCAATCTTAAATAAAACAGAACAAACAAATGAAAAAGGAAAGACTTTAAATTTAGAGCCCATAAATTTAAAAACCACTATCTTAGAGCCAGAAATTTCAAGTGAAAATAAAAATTTTTCAAAAAAACCTAAAAATTTAAACAAAGTTGAGCATTTAAAAGAAGTTGCTGAAAATAAAAAACTATTAGATCAATTAGACAAAGGTGAAAGTATTAAAGTAGTTGATTTTAAACTCCCAAGTTTAGATTTTTTAAACGATCCTCCAAAGATATCAAAAAATATAGATGAGGAAGAAATCGATCAAAAAATTTATGATCTTCTTGATAAGCTTAGAAGATTTAAAATAGATGGTGATGTTGTTAGGACTTACTCAGGTCCAGTTGTTACAACCTTTGAGTTTAGACCAGCTGCAAATGTAAAAGTTAGTAAAATTTTAAATTTAGAAGATGATTTGGCAATGGCCTTAAAGGCAAAAACCATAAGGATTCAAGCCCCAATTCCAGGAAAAGATGTAGTTGGTATTGAAATTCCAAATAAAAATATTGAAACTATTTATTTAAAAGAAATTTTACAAAGTGAAATTTTCAAAAAAGCCTCAAGTCCTCTTACCATTGCACTTGGCAAAGATATAGTTGGACAGCCTTTTATAACAGATCTTAAAAAACTTCCTCATTTACTAATTGCAGGAACTACTGGAAGTGGAAAAAGTGTTGGTATAAACTCAATGCTTTTAAGTTTGCTTTATAAAAACTCACCAAAAACTTTAAGATTGATTATGATAGATCCTAAAATGCTTGAATTTAGCATCTATAATGACATACCGCATCTTTTAACTCCTGTTATAACAGATTCAAAAAAAGCTTTAATTGCTTTATCAAATTTAGTAAGTGAAATGGAAAGACGATATAAAATTATGGCACAAACTAGCACTAAAAATATAGAAAGCTATAATCAAAAAGCCATTAAAAATAATTTTGAAACTTTGCCTTATATAGTTGTCATAATAGATGAGCTTGCAGATTTAATGATGACAAGTGGCAAAGATGTTGAGTTTT encodes the following:
- a CDS encoding GspE/PulE family protein is translated as MSTAEQLENHIINVLIQQQIISPDAREEIAEKMDIGLTLGEVLIGDNYVSDTDLSFLLADIYRKDKITLEEIEEKFFINKQTFLENFAKKFNMVYINLNEIDIDYRISERVSLNQLKRFKALPIKEDDLNIYVALKEPFDINAQDRVQALFNRKLLKVVISDPEQIDRYLSKVELAESIKGIVADIRKELSSVGEEAVDSSNSSGILNLIETIVKQSIKLKGSDIHIEPTETNCIVRTRIDGMLNEIFIFDRDIYPPLVSRLKLLSNMDIAEKRKPQDGRFSLTVGEKEYDFRISTLPIVNGESTVMRILDKSKVLISLDKLGMHPENLKKFNAAMHAPYGIILVTGPTGSGKTTTLYAALNDMKNVTTKIITVEDPVEYQLNMIQQVHVNEKAGLTFASALRSILRQDPDVIMIGEIRDQETLRIAIQSALTGHLVFSTLHTNDAVSSIPRMVDMGIEPYLISGAITAIEAQRLIRKLCPKCKQPVTLPKSMLDKIEKYLPENYSFYKATGCEECAGSGYVGREMISEVLTISEKLQSLIASGATKEEMSKVAYDEGFIDMFHDAILRAARGVTSVEEVYRVAKE
- a CDS encoding type II secretion system F family protein; the protein is MKNFEVEYVKDGKRQKMFVKADNKASAQNIAKRQRSGTILKVGETKNAPANIGLNDLAANITRLLGVGGKIKIPLMVASVRQLAVMTTAGISIHDSIKEVANSTEDQRLKEIFTSMSDDLNSGLSLTEASNKFKHELGDVFIAMVSLGESTGNMAEALTKLSEMMQELWDNRQKFKKAMRYPITILIALAVAFVVLMLFVVPKFKEIFDELGAKLPLPTRILFSIESVLSNYGLYVLGGLIATIFGIRYMLRNNDEFKKGWDKYILKVYLFGKIIFFSTMSRFTLIFTELVRAGIPIADSLDTANKMVDNQTLKVKLGTVKVAVQQGVSLTDAFRNTEIFESMLIQMISAGEQSGSLDTMLKNVADYYKMKFNDIIDNISSYIEPLLLFFMACMVLLLALGIFMPMWDLGSAVKN
- a CDS encoding FtsK/SpoIIIE family DNA translocase → MVGSLGAFLGKYNIYIFGYFAYIYPIILIILIYFSFKNIKNFTARLVELISGLSLLFFTILIAQATIFSTNKGLIGQAIVISLKDMIGSAGMWVFIVMMFVLSLVLIFEEKITTIIKKSFITPKKHLEIMINSKQENDEILDDIDRPKENEILEKDNQEIDLTLEKEDSKTTKENSILNKTEQTNEKGKTLNLEPINLKTTILEPEISSENKNFSKKPKNLNKVEHLKEVAENKKLLDQLDKGESIKVVDFKLPSLDFLNDPPKISKNIDEEEIDQKIYDLLDKLRRFKIDGDVVRTYSGPVVTTFEFRPAANVKVSKILNLEDDLAMALKAKTIRIQAPIPGKDVVGIEIPNKNIETIYLKEILQSEIFKKASSPLTIALGKDIVGQPFITDLKKLPHLLIAGTTGSGKSVGINSMLLSLLYKNSPKTLRLIMIDPKMLEFSIYNDIPHLLTPVITDSKKALIALSNLVSEMERRYKIMAQTSTKNIESYNQKAIKNNFETLPYIVVIIDELADLMMTSGKDVEFYIARLAQMARASGIHLIVATQRPSVNVVTGLIKANLPSRISFRVGQKIDSKVILDQMGADSLLGRGDMLFTPPSNTGLIRLHAPFATEEEILKVVEFLKSQGPAIYDDKFLEETSSEENKQKIDDIELDELYEEAKEIILTDEKTSISYLQRRLKIGYNRAATIIEQLEAMGVLSEINAKGQRDIIR